From Nomascus leucogenys isolate Asia chromosome 15, Asia_NLE_v1, whole genome shotgun sequence, a single genomic window includes:
- the LOC100583317 gene encoding LOW QUALITY PROTEIN: olfactory receptor 51B5-like (The sequence of the model RefSeq protein was modified relative to this genomic sequence to represent the inferred CDS: deleted 1 base in 1 codon): MSSNGSSHPFLLTGFPGLEAAHHWISVFFLFIYISVLFGNGTLLLLIKEDHNLHEPMYFFLAVLAATDLGLTLTTMPTVLGVLWLDHREIGSAACFSQAYFIHSLSFVESGILLAMAYDRFIAICNPLSYTSILTNTRVLKIGLGVLMRGFVSVVPPIMPLYFFLYCHSHVLSHAFCLHQGVIKLACADTTFNRLYPVVLVVFIFVLDSLIIFISYVLILKTVLSIASREERAKAVNTCVSHICCVLVFYVTVIGFSLIHRFGKQVPHIVHLIMSYVYFLLPPLMNPIIYSVKTKQIQNGILQLFTTHRIGT, encoded by the exons ATGTCGTCCAACGGCAGCTCCCATCCCTTCCTGTTGACTGGTTTTCCAGGCTTGGAGGCAGCTCATCACTGGATTTCCGTATTTTTCTTGTTCATCTATATATCCGTCCTTTTTGGCAATGGCACCCTCCTTCTTCTTATTAAGGAAGATCACAATCTTCATGAGCCCATGTACTTTTTTCTGGCCGTGCTGGCTGCCACAGACCTGGGGCTGACCCTGACCACAATGCCCACGGTGCTGGGAGTCCTCTGGCTGGATCACAGGGAGATTGGAAGTGCAGCCTGCTTTTCCCAGGCCTACTTTATACACTCACTTTCCTTTGTCGAGTCTGGCATTCTGCTTGCCATGGCCTATGACCGTTTTATTGCCATCTGCAACCCTCTTAGCTATACCTCCATACTTACTAATACTCGAGTACTGAAGATTGGGCTGGGAGTTCTGATGAGGGGATTTGTATCTGTTGTACCCCCAATCATGcccctctatttttttctgtattgtcaCTCCCATGTTCTTTCACATGCA TTCTGCCTTCACCAGGGTGTCATTAAACTGGCCTGTGCTGATACCACCTTCAACCGACTGTATCCAGTTGTGCTTGTAGTCTTTATATTTGTGCTGGATTCTCTGATTATCTTCATCTCCTACGTGTTGATACTCAAGACTGTCCTGAGCATTGCCTCCAGAGAGGAGAGGGCCAAGGCTGTCAATACCTGTGTCTCCCATATCTGCTGTGTCCTGGTTTTCTATGTCACAGTGATTGGATTTTCTCTGATTCATCGTTTTGGAAAGCAGGTTCCACATATTGTTCACCTCATTATGAGCTATGTCTATTTTCTGCTCCCTCCACTAATGAATCCTATAATATATAGTGTCAAGACCAAGCAGATTCAGAATGGCATTCTTCAGCTTTTTACTACCCATAGAATTGGAACCTGA